In Phalacrocorax carbo chromosome 17, bPhaCar2.1, whole genome shotgun sequence, the genomic window CATTTTTTCTCAGttgtttacttaaaaaaaccctacactTGTCACTGGCACATAACAATAAAAGAGGATGAGGAAGGAGTGAGCAGGGAATGCTAATGATACGCCTGAACATGCATCTAGGAACAAAGCAAAAGCCTTAATGCACAAGTCTAGGAGATAGGCTGCTTTTCCCAGGAACTCactggtttttgttggttttctttttttcctcaggattCAAGCTCATTCTCCTTCCACTCTTGCCAGCAAGGCTACAGCTGCACAAacaggaggagaagaaaagggctATTCTTGTTTGCTGCTCTCAGGAGGAGGAGACCAATGTTCATGGCCTGTCTTTCTGCATAAACTCATTCCACAAAGATCCTGAAGCTGTCCTCTGTCTTCAGCTCTCCGCACTGAACAGCAGGTGCTTGTTtctaccactttttttttcagccttttgaaAGATAGAACTTGAAAGGAGGTATTTGATGCGCTGCTTTTCTAGTTCAGCGCTCTAGCATCTACTGAAGAGCACCACGTTCCGTACTCGTTCCACTCTCTCCGTAGTGTATAATGCCGACTGTGGAATCTAAACCACATTTTGATTCTGACGCTTGCTGCTTTTTATAAGCAAGAAATGGAACTCTTAGCCCTTCCTCTGATACAAAGGATGAAATCTGGTTCATTTAACTTGCAATTAAGAGACTATGCATTATTCTGAGAGGTGTTTTTCAGCTGAGAGGTGTAAGTTGTTCCTGGGACTCGCTAGGTTCTGCCCAGTTCTTGCTGCTGGCTTGGACAGCAATGTCAAGGTATTGCCGTTGTCACCTCTGGGTTCAGAGGCAGTAACTGTTGTGATCCACTGGTGTCACAGCACTGTGCGgtgcccagcccagctgcaccGAAAAGggaagcttgctttttttgtctAGAGCAAGTAAAGCTGGGTACTGCTGCTCTCAAAGCTTGTTGAGGCTTTGAAATTCAGATAGGCTGGCTTGTGACCTGACTTGTGACCCGCCTCCATTTCCACTCCTGCTTCCTCTCCTattttttctgtgggttttgggggggtttttttggtggttgttttttttaaattttgatccTTCGACTCTTCTGTCTGCACAGGTCTCTGCTTCCCACTATTTTTTTGACTCTCCAAGATGCCTTTTAAGTCTCTAAGCAAATCTGCTTTTATCCTGAACTTTCCTGTCCAACCTCAGCCATAGCCCTGGCTGTGGCTTTTTAATAAGTGCCCACATAGCTCCTTTCTGTAGATCAGTACAGTATAGCTCAGTAACCCCTCTTCTGAGGTTTTTAAGTCAGCTGGAGCCCAGTCTAACTAAGGCTTGGCACTGGTTCTTCAGACAAACACCTTTTCAATAGGCTTTTGTGTATGGCAGGCTCCCCCCTCCTCTTGAGCTGAAAGCAAACTAAATGCCAGTGGTGCTGTTGAGTCTTGTTGCAGTCTTTGTGCCAAtcattttcattgtttctttgTGTCGCTTTCACATTTTCCATGGTCCCAGCTATGTCTACAATGCAGCCCACAGACCATGGCTGTGTACTACACAGTATCTTGTTCTTGCAAATGTGAGATCAGCCACAGCTTTCAAAACAAGTGATGCCATAAATGAACTGAGCTGCGTTTGTTCGTGTAGGTTCCCTAAAACTGCTCCCTGTTATTAATCTTCTGTACCCGCTTTTATGATTGAGTGCTGTTTGGGCTTCTGTATCTGCCCATCTTCTTGTGCCACTGGCCGGGTTGTGTGACTTTTAGAAGAGACCTGGAGCTCTAGACTAGGCAGACATTTAAGCAGAAATTGAGGAGCGTCAGCCTAGCTAAAAACTTGAAGTTCTGCGACTGTGGTGCgtgagcttttaaaaaaagaaaaagtttattgATTAGCTGTATTATTTGGTGGACTCTTGAAACCAAATACGACACAGCTTATCTTCTAAACCAAAGTCGTCCTTCCTCAGGCTCTGCTGGATGTTtttgggagcagggcaggcttGCTTCCCAGGCCCGGTGCAGGGCAGGAGCCTGTCTCACTACGCTGCCTCGCTATAATTGACTCCAAGAGGGGAGCGAGAGAAGGAGCTGCGAGgaatggaggggagaggggagtcGGCTCCATAAAACCTCTCCTGCTCCTGTTAAGTATAGCCCTGGGGATTAGAGCACCCCCAGCACTGCTTACCTCCTGATTCCTCTGGAGTTCAATTACTTTCCCATAAATAGTTCCCTTCTTTATTGTTTCTTAGTGactgaataaaaatagaaaatacagtcAGCTCCTAGGCGTGGGGAGCACACTGCAGACCATGCGTTTCATCAGGTGCTGTCTGGGGTATTCTTCCATCTCACTCGAGACCCCACACTTCCCCGAAATCCACGTGCCTCGCCCAGCTGCTCTAGGGAGACTCAACTGATATTTTGCAATGCTTAAAACGCTCTCAGCCTTGTTTCCTGTCCATAATTGGCTAAAAGATGTCCCTGACAAGGACCAAAAGGAACTGCCTCTGAGGATGCAGCCGCGCTGCTGCTGTCTCGTTTCTGCGAATACCAAGGAGCCTTAGGACCAGCTTTTCTGCGAAAGCGTGGCACAGTACCAGCCTGCTGGCCACTGGCGTGAGCTGGGACATTTGCCTCCTGTGTGTGATGCTGGCTCAAGAAGTGCTGCTCTGGCGTGAAACCCCTTGGGCTGAAGGGTGAGAGTTTTACAGGCTCTGAAGAATGGCCACTCTGGAAAATGTAGGTGAGTAAccatctccctgctcctgcagatgTCCCTTGGTGGGTGCGCTGCCTGCAGAGGATGCATTGCAGTGCTGTTTCCCCACGCACAATGTAATACTCCACTCTGAGAGCTCAAAGACTTTTACTGTGATTGCAGTAGCATTAACTCCTTATCTCATTTTTTTGGACCTCCTGCCAGCGTGGTGCCTGGACAGAGCTCCAACCCACCCTGCCTGCAAAGATGCTCAACAGGATCAAGGAGAGCGTGTTTGCATCAGGTAATTCTCCTGCATGGGAAGTTCCCGCTTCTTCTACCTGCATCACCTTCAGTGCAAACCCAGCTCCTTTTCATACACAACAGCACAAGGGCCCCGTCAAGCccagcttgtttttctttcacgTTGCCTCCCGCACACAAGCATCGGCAGTTGCTCTTGTCATTCTTTTCCACGGCAGACTGCTTCCCGCTGAAATTTGTGCAATACCTTGAGAAATGTTTACGTGCTGGTTGAGCCGTGGCCCACAAGTTGTTAGCAAAGCCAACCTGACTTCACAAAAGCCAAGCTTTGCGTTCGGGGGAGAGTTGCGGCTCAGGTGGAGCCTGCTGAGCTAAAGGGCACCCCCCCCAGCCTTGGAGAGCCACGGTGATGTGGGGAAATGGCATGAAACTTTGCGGGGGGAGCGTGTGCTCCACACTAGCCCCGTGTCCCAGGTGCTGGCCCTGCGCATCGCAGAGGTGTGTGGTGGGCAGGGATTTAGTTGGGCAGTTTTAGCTGAAGAGCATTAGCAATAAATGGCCTGTGAAAGAGGGCATCACAAATTGGTGGAGCATAACAACCTGGgagtaattttcaaataatcCCCTTGCATTTCTTAGAACAAGTTGGGGCAGGGCTATTTTTAACTGGAATGAGACCAGCCTTGTCTCAGCTCCTTTCcctgccttgcttttttttctttggcttgtTTTCCATGGGAGTGCTGGATCAAGTAATTCGACTGTCCTGGCCAGGCTATTCCTGTTGATCACTTTGCCTCCTACAAAACACCACCTGTGTTCAGCGTTTTCTGGCCAGTTTTCCTTGACTGACTCGTCTCTCCCTCCCACCAGAGCCGGAGGTTGCTGGAAGGGTGCCATGGTCCCCTCACCAGCGCTTGGGCTCAGAAACGTCACCCAAAGCTGGGTGCTCGGCGAGTTCATCCAGCGTTTGCTCTGCAGGGGAAAACCGAGGGGTAAAGCTGCCCGGTGCCGTTAACCCTCCCCAGATAAGGAACCCCGAGCGGGACTTTGCCCCCGCTGCATTCTCACGCAATACACTTCTCTGCCCCAGGCTCTCAGCATTTCACAACCTGCTGGCCTGTGCCAGACCcagtcccagccccagctcGGAGCAGCTCCCGGAGGAGCCGGCGGGGGACTGGCAGCCTTTGCAAGCAGCCCGGCAGTCCTGCAACGGAGCCCCCGCAAGCGGAGGCGCTGGGACGAGGGAGGAGCACCCCCGACGGTGGGAAGCGAGGTACTGGCGGTGCAGCCGCTGCCTGCTCCGGGGGCCCCCGCCCTGCTCTTTCGCTCTTTTCTCTCTTGACTTAAGCTTATGCGTAAGTAACCACCTGATCTCCGGTGCTCTCTGAGCTCACGCCTGCAGCTAAAGGGCGCTGCTCTGGTTCCTGCCTGCCGCTGCCTCCCCCGGGGGCGGCACGGCTGCAACGCCCCTGcccgccggggctgcccccacccgccgctgccgccgggggCCGATCGTTAACCGGagccggggagcgggggggggggtaggCGGCTGCAGGCCACCCCGAGCCCcgcccccgcaccgccccgaGCCCCGCCCCCTCGCCGGCCCCTTCCATTCCGCACGCTCCCGGGGGGGTATCGGTGGGCGGTGGCCCCGTGGCTTCTCCCATTGCACCTCCGGGGGCGCCCGGCGCCGTCACGTGAGCGGAAGGCGGAAGTGGCTGGCGGGAGCGCTGGTGGAGGGTGGGCGGCCGGGGGGCTGAGAGGgccggggggggaagggggagaccCACGGTCGGGATTTTCCCCTCATCCCGGTTGGCGCTTGGGCGTCCCTGGGGTTCCTCAGAGGGcccgcccggccgcgccgcTCTCGGGGACCCTGCGCTCGCTGTGGCCTTGCTGGGCCGCGCTCGGTACCGAGACGCGGGGAAAAGCTgtcttccctccccccgcccctgccgGGAGCTGCCCGTCTGTGGCCTGCGTGACACCCTTGCTACCATACCGGCGTTCCCTCCCGGCGTTCCTTTCCAAATTTATAAGCTGCAGCGAATTACTTAACGTTTGGGAAAGATAGGGCAGAATTAGGACTGAATGCCAGGGCATACGGGAATGGTGGGAGCGGGTCCAGAgggggccacaaaaatgatctgagagctggagcacctctgctctgaggccaggctgagagagttggggttgtgcagcctggagaagagaaggctgtggggagaccttattgtggcctcccagtgcttaaagggggactataggaaaggTGGggacaacctctttagcaaggcctgtggTGACAGGATGAGGGAtggtggttttaaactaaaggagggtggATTTAGACTGGAggtaaggaagacattttttataCTGAGGGTAATAAAACCCCgacccaggttgcccagagaggtggtcgatgccccatccctggaaacattcaaagtcaggctggatggggctctgagcaacctggtccagctgaagatgtccctgctcactgcaggggggctgggctggatggcccctaaaggtcccttccagcccaaaccattctgtgattctatgatattgtCCTTgagctgggggggtgggatTGATGCAGCTGGTGGTTGAGGGTGCGCCCAGCGCCTGTGGGGAAGAACCAGTTTCCATGTGTAGGAGGGAGGCCCCACAGTGAAGCTGGGTCTGTCTGCTCTCTCCCCACAGTGCTGAGCAGCCATGGACAGGATGCACCAGGTCGTTGGGAGAGCGAGAGCCGCCTTCAACTCAGGCCGGTGCCGCTCGCTGGAGTTCAGGATGCAGCAGCTGAAGGCCCTGGAGCGGATGgtgcaggagaaggaggaggagatcGTGGCAGCCATCAAGGCGGATCTGCACAAGGTCTGGGATAGGGAGTTTCTCCTATCAGCCGTGGACAGTGATCAGCCTGGAAGGGAAAGTGGGaaagcccagagctgcttctgctgtgccAGGACCCCACGGTGCTGGTCCTCAGTGTGGCCTGCCAGGATGTGCTGCCGTAATTTCTAAGAAGTAGGTAGTCTGAGGCAGGGCTGCAAAGGCAGGTCCCGGCTGTCAGGTTTTGGCTTCTGCTGCACATTGAGCCCCACAACCTGGACTGGCCATCTTCTGTCAGGGATCCTTTGGGGCAGCACTACCAATAACTGCCCTGGCAGACATTTCAAGCTGGCAGAATTTGTCTTGCgtctctgggctgccagggtgggtgtgggaggcagctgcctttgctgtcCCCTCGCCAAGCTGCCTGTCATTGCAGAGCGGGCCCAACGCGTACAGCCATGAGATCCTGTGTGTGATGCGGGACCTGATCATGGCCATTGACAAGCTCTCGGCCTGGGCAGCCCCTCGGCctgtgcagagggacctgctgACATTGCGGGATGAAGTCTACATTGTTCCTGAGCCGCTGGGGGTGGTGCTGATCATGGGGGCCTGGAACTATCCCTTCCTCCTGGTCATGCAACCTTTGGTCGGGGCCATCGCAGCAGGTGAGGACTTGCCACAACCCCGTCCTTTGTGGGGCTGTGGACaggtgctgtgggaggcaggagaggagcaCGAGGGCTCGGGGGTCATGCTGGGTTTGTCTCGTAGGCAATGCTGTGGTGATAAAGCCATCGGAGATTAGTGAGAACACGAATCGGGTGGTGGCTGATCTCTTGCCCCAGTACCTTGACCAGGTGAGTGTGGCCCCGTGCCTGATGTGATTGTCTTGAGGAAATGTTTGTCATGCTTTCAAAGGGCTCCTGCAGGTTAGAGTCAAATCAGCTGCCCACTCTCTCCAAAGGAGCGTAAGCAGGGAATACAGGAAGGGTTGAATTGCTCTTAGAGAGACATGTTGACACGTTCTTCCTGTGTTTGTGTAACCTAATGTGCCTGCATAATGTTAGTGCAATGTGACAGCCTTTTTGACGTTCATGACTATGTAAAGAGGCATGTATGTGGTTCTCACTGCGATAATTACTCTCTTGGACACTGTGCTGGGTTCCCTCTAGGTAGGCACAAGTTCGTGCTGGATGCTGGCCGTGCCTGGCTCTTCCTGAGAGCTGGGTGCTGTTTGCTCAGTGGCAGTATGTCCTGGGTTTTCATGTCCTGCTGAACCACGCTCATAGCAGGAGGCGTTGTTTCTCCTCCGTTTGTCTGGCAGTTCTGACATCCATTGCGCTGTGTCACTGAGGCTGTTGCTCTGACAGCAGAGCCCCACTGTGCAGCTTCCTTGGGGAGTTAGTGTTTTCTCTAGGTGAAGGGTGAGAGCTGAGGAACGGGACAGCCCTTGGGACTTTGTGCATGGGAGTAGGTCCACAGCTTGACTCAGCCCTGGCCTCAACCTCCACTTCTTTTAGTTCATGTGGCACAATATGGCAAGTGAAACTTTGTTTcaggggaaggagcagagcttGTCTCTGTTATCACTATCCTTTGTCCAGATCCTAATGTACTTCACAAGTGAGTCTGCCCCATGTAGAGCTGCTCCCTTGATgtatttgctttaaatgaaTGTAAGTAAGGCTCTTGTTTGCCCTGCAGGAGCTGTACCCTGTGGTCACTGGAGGAATACCTGAGAcaacagagctgctgaagcAGAGATTTGATCACATCTTCTACACTGGCAACTCCACAGTAGGCAAAATCGTGATGGCAGCAGCCGCCAAGCACCTGACACCTGTCACCCTGGAGCTGGGCGGGAAGAGCCCCTGCTACATCGACAATGACTGTGACCTGGCCGTCGCCTGCAGGTCAGGCTGTTGCAAGCGCTCAGTGGGCCGTTGTGCCCAGACCGTGGGTGTCACTCAGGCGCTGTCAGCAGGActgtgggggctggaagggactgaCTGTGGAGAAACCATCTCCATTTCTCCCACAGGCGGATAGCATGGGGGAAATACATGAACTGTGGGCAAACCTGCATTGCCCCAGACTACATCCTCTGCGACCCCTCCATCCAGAGCAAAGTGGTGGAGAACATCAAGGCGACTCTGCAGGTGGGTGTGGAGTTTCTTGTGCTGTGGGAGTTGTGCCCGTTACAGCCCGGGTCTCAGTTTTGTAGCTGCAGCCCTGGAGCTGTGGCTGGGGTGAGGGTTTGTCGAGTGCTTTGGTTCCGCTGTGCCCTCTGGCAGGAATTATATGGGGAAGACGTGAAGAAGTCTCCGGATTACGAAAGGATCATCAACAAGCATCACTTCAGGAGGATCCTGGGCCTGCTGGAAGGGCAGAAGATCGCTCACGGGGGAGAGGCTGATGAAGCCTCCTGCTTCATAGGTGCTTTGGCAGCTGTTGTGGAGGTGGAGGGTGGGACCTTCTGCTGGTATTGGGTGTCTTCTGGGGgctgtgcgtgtgtgtgtggcttGCTTGGTGTGTGTTGAGTGCAGGCAGTGCCCAGGACGAGGCCCTGTGATTGACCGCATCTCCCGTCCCGCTCACGCCGTCCTGTTTGTCTCAGCACCGACTATCCTCACTGACGTTTCTCCGGCATCAAAAGTGATGGAGGAGGAAATCTTTGGACCAGTCCTCCCCATTCTGCCTGTGAAGAGCGTGGACGAAGCCATTGAGTTCATCAACTCTCGG contains:
- the ALDH3A2 gene encoding aldehyde dehydrogenase family 3 member A2 isoform X1; the protein is MDRMHQVVGRARAAFNSGRCRSLEFRMQQLKALERMVQEKEEEIVAAIKADLHKSGPNAYSHEILCVMRDLIMAIDKLSAWAAPRPVQRDLLTLRDEVYIVPEPLGVVLIMGAWNYPFLLVMQPLVGAIAAGNAVVIKPSEISENTNRVVADLLPQYLDQELYPVVTGGIPETTELLKQRFDHIFYTGNSTVGKIVMAAAAKHLTPVTLELGGKSPCYIDNDCDLAVACRRIAWGKYMNCGQTCIAPDYILCDPSIQSKVVENIKATLQELYGEDVKKSPDYERIINKHHFRRILGLLEGQKIAHGGEADEASCFIAPTILTDVSPASKVMEEEIFGPVLPILPVKSVDEAIEFINSREKPLALYVFSNNKKLIKRVISETSSGGVTANDVIMHFFLSTLPFGGVGKSGMGAYHGKHSFETFSHHRACLIKDMKMEVANKLRYPPGSQKKVDLAKFFLLKMFNKRQTGLVILALLGIVAAVVMKNHQSLLKRKALLIVLAVQRLGWLSVW
- the ALDH3A2 gene encoding aldehyde dehydrogenase family 3 member A2 isoform X2, encoding MDRMHQVVGRARAAFNSGRCRSLEFRMQQLKALERMVQEKEEEIVAAIKADLHKSGPNAYSHEILCVMRDLIMAIDKLSAWAAPRPVQRDLLTLRDEVYIVPEPLGVVLIMGAWNYPFLLVMQPLVGAIAAGNAVVIKPSEISENTNRVVADLLPQYLDQELYPVVTGGIPETTELLKQRFDHIFYTGNSTVGKIVMAAAAKHLTPVTLELGGKSPCYIDNDCDLAVACRRIAWGKYMNCGQTCIAPDYILCDPSIQSKVVENIKATLQELYGEDVKKSPDYERIINKHHFRRILGLLEGQKIAHGGEADEASCFIAPTILTDVSPASKVMEEEIFGPVLPILPVKSVDEAIEFINSREKPLALYVFSNNKKLIKRVISETSSGGVTANDVIMHFFLSTLPFGGVGKSGMGAYHGKHSFETFSHHRACLIKDMKMEVANKLRYPPGSQKKVDLAKFFLLKMFNKRQTGLVILALLGIVAAVVMKVVYY